The Ranitomeya variabilis isolate aRanVar5 chromosome 7, aRanVar5.hap1, whole genome shotgun sequence DNA window AGTTCTTTGCTTAATACAAGTTCTTTATTATCAGATGCCATATGAAATTGCTTCCACTGGCTAAACACATATGGTTAATTGTCATCCCTATTAGAGTATGTGTATATACAGCGTCCTGTCCCAGTGGAGGGGTAGAGGAATGCAGAAGACTGACAGCAATTAATTTTataatctcttttttttttgctgctattttttgtgcctttttggCTACTTGTGTATctgtagaaaaaaagcaaatatGTATAATTTCTGGAATATCATAAATAATATTGCTAGTTTTAGCATCTTGTTTTTATGTACCGGTAGCAGTAATCTGGTTATTGTGGTATAAAAAGAAGCAGaccctttaggctaagttcacacttttgtgccaaaaaacgcaaaaaaacaaggaaaaccaaGGAAAACATCCTTTTTTTCTGCATCTTCCTTCCTGCAAAGAgaacaggttttgctgcagaaaaagaaaaacgctgaaaaaatgcccATTGTGAACTTACCCTGTTACGTACAGAATCGTGTTATTACTTACAGTTATCAAAGTACTTATCGCCATATGCATATCTGACTTCCGGCGTCAGTCTGTCCCACAGTCGCTGTAAATCTTTCTCAATTATTTCGAGGCTGGTGACTCCagtcttaaagaatccaggttcAATTATACTAACTTTCACTCCGAAATGCTGCATGTCTCTCCTGGAAAAAATGAATGAGTAATGAACATTAGGTATTGGATTAAAGATGTTGATAAATGGCAATGTAAATGGGGTGGGCATATTGGTGACCAAAGTAGAGTTAAAGGAGTGTTCTCAAGTTTTGAATTTATTCTCTAGCCATGTGATAGGGAATAACTTTCCGATCGTTTGGGGTCCAAACGTTGGGACCTAAACCAATCTCAAGAACAGGGGCTTACTGAGGCTCTGAGGAGTCCCATGTGGATGAAGCGTTGGTTGATTGTTGATCTTAATGGGAGTGCTGGAGATTGCTGAGAACTGTGCTCGGCTGGCCTTCATCACTACCAAGCGAATGAgtagagcagcagtgcacatgatcaTCCATGGCTTCATCCACACGGGACTCTTCAGAGCCCCAGTTCTTGGAATTGGTTGGACCCCTAGTCATAGGGAAGTTATCGCATATCACATGGATAGAGAATAAATCCAAAACTTGGCAATACCTTTTTAAATAATATTCAAGTGTCCATGAGTAGCTCAATCTGCTAATCCACAACTTTCACCCCATCCCCAACAACTATAACATGGCTGGAAATGTCATTGGATTAGAAAATCGGTTACACCATAGTTTAGTTTTAAGATGTCCACTAAGttataaaatgttttaaaaataagcACACGTAATTGAATACAATTTATTTTGAAATTCTAAACATAAAGTACATTATAAAATTTGTTAGAAATATTCCATCAACCATTGGCAGATGTATGATAGGTCTTTCCATGATTCAATGTAGGGATGTAACTGGACCCTGAAGCCAAGGGGGGCCCAAAAGGTTTTGTTGGCTcatactaatcaaatttgcagatgatgcaaagctaggaggaacagctaacactagagaacacagagaaaggattcagaaggatctagatcagCTGGAACAAagagcagtgactaatagaatggtatttaacaggaagaaatgcaagattctacatctgggcaagaaaaacaaaaattacatctatagaatgggaggaatagaactaagcaacagcgcaTGTGAAAAAAGACTTTGGTATActgatagatcacagactgcacatgagtcaacagtgtgatgcagcagcaaaaaaagcaaacatAGTTCTAGGATGTACTAAGAAAACCATAAAGTCTAGAttgtgtgaagtaattatccccctcaacTCCtcattggtcagacctcatctggaatactgtatccagttctgggcaccacattttaaaaagacattgaaaactggagcaagttcagagaagagctaccaggatggtgagcgaactgcaaagtatgtcctgcaAGGAAcagtgggaatgtttagcttgcaaaaaagaaggctaagaggtgacttaatagctgtttacaaatatctgaaTGGATGTTAGTGTAGAGGGATCCCATCATTGCTTTTGACCTACAAACACACCTGTGCTCATTACAGTATGTTATTATACGGAAAAGACACATACAATTATAAAAGTATCATGTAGAGTTATAAACCCAACTCACCTCAAACTATCTGAGAAAGATTCAACACCACATTTTGATAGACAGTAGCCGCCCCCTCCAAAAGCCAATCTCCCCATCACGCTTGCCACATTGACGATTCTTCCACGACTCCTCTTTATTAATGGCAGGAACTTTATTGTGACCTCAATTAGTCCAATAAGATTTACATCAAGAACTCTGTGGAAGTCCTCCATGTCCAACCAGTCAGTAGGTCCAATTGGAGTGGCTCTTCCTGCATTGTTCACCAAGCCATACAAACCTATGGGCACAAAAGCGTATTATATACTCACAAATTCATATTTGGGGCTACTAGTGTGCTACATAGAGCTTTGATGTAGAATACCTTCTAAAAAAAAGTCAAGATGTGCAAACTATGACAATTAGGTCTATTTTTACGTGCATAAATGGCCCTCGTGTACCCAAGAGTGAGAGAATGGCACTTTTGCTCACCTATAAATTAGGTTGCAGGAAGGTAAGGAACCTCAGAAAGGACAGTTATAAGAGTATGTTGTGTTATATGACATAACAGCCTGGACATTCTGCTAGAATGATATAAAATCTTCATCTATTGCTTGAAACAGGGACCCGGGCAAATAAAGATGAGTTGATGTCGCTCGTGACTTGCATTGACGCCTATGTGAGGGAATCAGTAGTACATGTGTAAGGATATGGACATGCTGCCCATGTTTCCCCTCGAAGAAACAAGTTTTGTTGTGACGTGTATTATGTGGTGTAATGTGAAATGTCATGTAAAATGTAATAAGTGTTAATGATGTGTAATGTGAACTGTCTTGTGTATTGTGAATTATGATGTGCGTTAAATATGTGCATTTCGACTATGCAAACATTAGAGTTAATTTTTGGGACTAGCACAGAGCGGAATGAGAAACTATAAAGGAAAGTGATTGTTTCCTTCTAGTAAGACAGATGGGGTCTGGAGTGCGTAGTGAGTGGACTGCAAGGTCCAAGGTAGACAGTGTCGCATTCAAGGGTGACCATAAATGAGAGGAGACTGAAGAGAAGGGATAGCGAGATCCTGAGCATAAGTGACAGAGAGACAGGGTGGCTTTCTGGAGACGGATCCTAGGAGAGAACGCCTAGCTGCAAGACCTCAAGCTTAGAACTCTGGAAGGTAACAGACCTAAGCAGGACAGAGTAGGTGGGACTAGTGAAGGGTCTCAAGCGGAAGTTCCAGGGTGCCAGTAGTGGAAAGAGGTCGTGGAGCTGCAGAACAAGTAGATGACACTTGTTGATCAGGACTGTAGTGTTAAAGCTGGGGTGTGGTGAAGTAGGGAGAAACAGTGGACATAAAGATCCCTGGAATAAACTACTTAGGAAGAATAGTGTTTGGAAAATGCTTCAAGTTGTAAAGAAAACATTCTTAAGATTTTGTATCCCTTGTATATTTCCCTTACCAAGTTACCAttcagtaaagagtttatttttgAATGTTGGTCTCCATCATTGAATTGTGAAACATCCGCTCCTGGCAAACCTGCAACAATGGTGACATGAAGCTTGCACGggcgtaaaggccccgtcacacttagcgacgctaaagcgatcccgacaacgatacgacctgtcagggatcgttgctgcgtcgctatgtggtcgctggtgagatgtcaaacagtgagatcttcccaatgaCGTTGTGtcgtgtcgttggtcgttgtgaccctgtcacatggcagctattatgacaattcagacctcgatgagggacgtcctgtgtgaacgaggtcgttggtaaggtgtcaaacacagcgatgtgtgctacccagcgggacctcaacgatcaaaaaaaggttcaggccattccgacacgaccagcgatctcacagcaggggcctggtcgttgctacgtgtcaaacatagcgagatcgctactgaggtcgctgttgcgtcacaaaacttgtgactcagcactgatctcgctagcgacctcgcttagtgtgacgggggcttaaggccCTCACAGCACAAGCCCACACCCTAGCCAGGACCTCTACTTTCATGTAACGTTCCGGGTCACCTCAGACGAGTGACTCGCCCATGACTATCGCCTCGCGCCACGTTAcatatgtgaaaataaaaaacttaataTATGTTATCAGATAAatccgcttctttctcctcctggtttatcagtcattctcaaaattcttCATTTTAAAGGtgcaatctgtcttcagtgaagaccgattttcctattactgagataggacatgatgacagttggtgcttataaagttctttgGAACTTGCAgttgaatgtctgtgtcggcctctagctcctccctgctCCATAGAATTTTGaaaacaccaactgtcatctccattctcaatagtaaaaaaatctttaTTCACTGAATCCAGATTTTACCCTTTAATTGAGAGCAAAAGATCAGCCCAGGagcagaaagaagcaaatttcactgataagatatattacaaagtttctcattTATGTgtgaactattgatttatgaaataataataaaaaaaattagcgGTTACTCTTTAAGGGCAAATGCAGGGTATGAAAACAACAAAATTATCATCAAAACACTGAATGCAAAAGGTTCATTAAGAAGATATTCAGGCAGCACAGATGGTGAAGAGCATCATATCTGCTGCTTCCCTGCTGCCTGACTTCATACAAGGACATCGCTAACTGGAAAGTGTCCAGAAGAAGGACCAATAAAGTAGAGCGGTGGTCTCCAACGTGCGGTGGGGAAACTACAACACTCAGTCACTCCCTCGCtgccaggacatgctgggagttatggtCTTACAGACTGGATAGTATAGGTTGCCTACGGAGATAAGAAATTTTACCTTTACCGCCTGTCTCCTCATCCACAAATGTCACAGCGTTGTCGATACTCTTGGGGTTCGTGACATTTAATAAGATGGTTTTCAGTGACGGAGACGTACAAGCCTTTAAGTCTTCGGACCCTTTCTCCGTCAGACAAGCAGCAATGATGGCAAATCCTTTTCTGTGAAGATTTTGCGCCAATAGATTTCCAAATCCCGAGTCACAGCCTGTGATAAACACATATTTGCCACGGACATCTTTGATTTTTAGGTTGTCTCTAACAGACCAGCAAATAATCAGGAAGACGATGGAGGTCAGAATTCCCATTAATGCTGGATGCACAATCCAAAGCTGGGAAAAAAATAATTGGAATAGTCAGCGAATGTATTCAAGCATTAAAAAAGTATCCAAAAAAATCTAATTGTCTTCCAGAATAGGCTTAACTTGCACTAAATTAGATAGTTACCTCCTTAAATCTGTCAAGCAAATCTTCCTCTTCCTCGCCCTGCAGTtgcaagaaagagaaaaaaaaacaaaaaaaaaacgttacTTAAGTAAAGTCATAGAAAGGCCACATCTACATAAAAAGAAGTCTCAAGCCGAGCGACGAGAACTAAACACAGCTCGTTACAACAAAACCTCTGCCGTGCATCATCGGAATGTCGCGTTGCCGGAATTTCATTTACAGAAAGTAGCGGTGCAGAGGGAAAAAGCTGAATAATGGATAGTTAGTGTGTGAGCCATAAAGTGAAAAACACTTTCTTAAAGAAAGAGTAAAATTTGCTCGAGAAATTTGATTTGTGTCAAATGTATTCATTAAAAATCGAATTGCTGGTAAAAGATGTTATTGAGCCCCCTAAAGACTCCAGAGGATAACAAACGGaggaggttaaaaaaaataaaaaatatttagaataaaAAATATGACAAATGTTATACTCGCCTCTCCCATCATCTGTCCTGGCTCCGGTACTCCGCTGCCTCGTATCCTCCCACTGGCCACAGTGTTCTCTTACATCTTCACTCTTTAGCACCTCTAGTTCTTATTATGCCTCATGTAGCGTCATGGAATACATCACTTCACATCATCATGAAGTCACTCGAGGTCTAATAATCATCGCTAGACAAGCGAAAAAAATCGAAGATGACCAGAGagggaaagaaaaagtaaaagagcAGAGGACCGGGCGGAAGGAGGCTGCGGCTCCAGGACAGGTGAGGGAGCggtatgatatatatatttttttcttattttcagcggattgaatgaaaaaaaatggatTCTGCCAAACATGAATTATTAGTGAAATTCTAAGTGAACTTGATTCTCCTCCACTAGATGTGCTCATCTCAAATTAAAGGAAATCtggctatataatctgagagcaccataatgtagaggcagagagctgattacaatgatgtgtcacttactagctgTCTTAATACATATCAGCATTAGATCATTAGTAGACGACTAGCTGCCTCGTGCATCCTAGTCCAACCCTACCCCCAGCActtattagcagctttctgtcactataaagtgtacacagaaagctaccaatcagtggtgtgggcggggttatacacagcccagcatttgagctctgctagatctgtagcagagaaaactgtgaaagctgaaatcagggtctcagcccctacatcctgCAGCTGTCAGACTACATAGCAAAAaccagctgacagattctctttaagaagtGTTATACTTTTTGATTAAATGGGGTTTTCTGGTTTTGGAAACCCCTGTTCCTCGACAgtaatttgctttaaaaaaaaaacaatcaaagtgCGCTTTGCTCACCCTCCTAGGGTCCAGTGCTGCCGCTGCTCTTggagtctgttattgtctgcagctctGACGTTACAGCTCTGCAGCAATAGCCCAGTATGCCAAATAATAGATTTAATCTTAGACTAGACGGTTTAAAGATGCAGTAAGGTTATCAAATGGCATCAGCCGCTTTAATAAATTCGGTGTATTTTTAAGAACGTTTAGTCTATGTTTGCTCCTTCTAAAAGTTCGGATTACTAAGTGTTCCCCAACTTGTGTGATTCCAGCCTAACAGTCTAAGCCATGAGCCGTCTATAAGCCATAATATTGATACTCACAGCAACCTCATAGTAGTATCCCCAGAACAGTGTTAGCCAGTGGTAAAAGTAATAAACATTGTATAAAGTGTGAGTCAAAGTATCTCGATAACTGTGTCAACCCCAGTGACCTCTCATCAGCAGAAATACCCTCTGGATGAAATTGCATTTTCCTATATATTGTATAGATCATAGAGTGAACTGCAGTCACTTTCTGTTAATGGACCCTGCTGAGTCATGGAAGATTGCAGATTACGTCTGTTGGGTAAGAGGGAGTAATTTTCAGTCACTTAGCTAATGATAAAGGTGAGATGTCTTAGGAAACATATGATGGCATCTGAGTTTAGATTGAATGTAATAATTACCAATTGGAGATTTCACAATTGAGACAAacaaatacaaataataataataataatagggcttCACACCGAAGAAAATGAATGAAATATGCAGTGACAGAATCAATCAATAGAAAAGAATAATGTTGTCTGAACCTGACGAGTCGGGTGGGACCAGCCTATGGTTAGGGGCCTCTCGACGTATCCCCATGCAATGATGTTGGAGAAGAGAATGATTGGTCACATGGAATTTGAATGCTCTACGCTTTTGTTCTGTTCTAGAGATGAGCTTCCGCAAGAGTCGTCTGGCAGTGACTTCCTCACCCACTCAGCCGACCGACATGAATGTTTTTGGGTTGTTAAATAGTACacattgcctcttcagaaaggaagatgacttgaactctagcactaactattggaagtagcaaactTAAAAATTAAAATATCGACCTTTTAACAAGTCTTGCCACATtactttggataaaagccaaaaaTGAATCTATTTGCAGATACTTGTTTCGGGAtattgcttctcctcagtgcaaagcatgaaccCTGCTGAAACGTGTGTATGGCTaagtcctctgttatgatccggtgaccctggagccgcatgtgactatctctggagttggtggtacctgtactgaccgcaatcctaatactaacaccgcaactagaagtagccgtgggatgtacctaacatggcctagacacctcgacacagccagaggactaaatacccctaaagatggaaatgggaaatgctatcttgcctcagagcagagcccccaaaggataggcagccccccacaaatattgactgtgggtttaagaggcagaaaagacagagtttagcaaaagaggcacttctagctaaaatagaaaaggataggacagagtactaagcggtcagtattaaaactctagaaaaatccacagcagaatctactatctactacatcttactaaagacataggatgtatatctgcatctccaaagaatccagcaagacagaaaaatccaaacaagtctaagctggacaaaaacacattagatagcactgcacataaaagcacactgcatgcgtgctacagaaaaCAAAACCAAATACTTATCTTTAGCAGAAATGaccgcagggcaagtggagccagaaagagatgcaatccctcccagatacaatggacaactggcagggattaaaggatcctacaaacctaaatacctaatagaactgcaataagcagaaacacctgcccagattacaatccagagaccactgcactaccactagcaaccaccggagggcgcccaagagcagaattcacaacagtacccccccttgaagaggtgtcaccgaaccctcaccagggcccccaggccgatcaggatgagccagatgaaaggcccgaaccaaatcagtagcatggacatcagaggcaaaaacccaagaattatcctcctggccgtaacccttccatttgacaaggtactaaagtttccgtctcgaaaaacgagaatccaaaatcttctcaaccacatactccaactccccatcaaccagcacaggagccggaggatcaacagaggggagAACAGgcgtcacatatttccgcaataaagatctatggaaaacattatggatggcaaaagatgctggaagggccaaacgaaaagaaactggattgataatctcagaaatcctataaggaccaataaaccgaggcttaaacttaggggaagaaaccttcataggaacatgacgggaagacaaccaaaccaaatccccaacccgaagccgggaaccaacacactgacgacgattagcaaaacgctgagcctcctcctgagacaacaccaaattgtccaccacatgagcccaaatttgctgcaacctgtcaaccacagaatccacaccaggacaatcagaaggctcaacctgccctgaagaaaaatgaggatgaaaaccaaaattacaaaagaagggcgaaaccaaggtag harbors:
- the LOC143785978 gene encoding retinol dehydrogenase 7-like, which codes for MFTGFLWIMTPIESPKELHCQVKGCFIFIFSLGYGISEQLFVLWATRCIDQRLSSCRRTQALHTAPSFTMLLHNGEEEEDLLDRFKELWIVHPALMGILTSIVFLIICWSVRDNLKIKDVRGKYVFITGCDSGFGNLLAQNLHRKGFAIIAACLTEKGSEDLKACTSPSLKTILLNVTNPKSIDNAVTFVDEETGGKGLYGLVNNAGRATPIGPTDWLDMEDFHRVLDVNLIGLIEVTIKFLPLIKRSRGRIVNVASVMGRLAFGGGGYCLSKCGVESFSDSLRRDMQHFGVKVSIIEPGFFKTGVTSLEIIEKDLQRLWDRLTPEVRYAYGDKYFDNYIKVQRFSMKTLCSSDISKVTNCMEHALTAKYPRTRYGAGWDAKLFWLPLSYAPAIVADVMLKLLLPRPVGIEQAVAKNQVDV